A genomic region of Cannabis sativa cultivar Pink pepper isolate KNU-18-1 chromosome 1, ASM2916894v1, whole genome shotgun sequence contains the following coding sequences:
- the LOC115705225 gene encoding serine/threonine-protein kinase ATG1a isoform X1: protein MDFRGPSETRLVGDYIMGPRIGSGSFAVVWRSRHRQSGLEVAVKEIDKKQLSPKISESLLKEISILRTIDHPNIIRLLEAIETDEKIYLVLEYCDGGDLSGYINRHGRVSEAVARHFMRQLAAGLQVLQEKHLIHRDLKPQNLLLSTHESTPLLKIGDFGFARSLMPQGLADTLCGSPLYMAPEIIKNQKYDAKADLWSVGAILFQLVTGRPPFDGNSQLQLFENIITSTELKFPAGSLEELHPHCVDLCRCLLRQNPVERLTFKEFFNHKFLREPRSMLDARKSPFVLPIELTVEPSNASALGKRSELPAVLPLDSCSAHSSAKFPIGLENIILQRKEGEGTSSNVHGLMPNIVSNERKRYIDQEPQSSYQRQVSDSMESIEKDYVLVNPHFASSESISYFLETSQLSNSKTGVSTYAQKQNEQGRPVIQEEELAESSIGGLEGSLKHGSDLLPTSIPLSLLREVQELSILHPSTRLQLLHQYVEVLTELAQEKYDTEFYLEAFSTELVILAIWKKVLQISSNWLASSENEATGSSVANEPKLDQKGATLASNTEGNLDFSQPSCVSLWAEKSFLVAFNRAEKLSNHLRNIDGTVDMPDAMEIIFRKALAFGTNGAVDEFENKSTAAENYSKALLLLSFIAGEAAMLPLKPPFSLTPAGKKRIQQYILNLHSRQTNFLKAQPSLKEFLDSHKK, encoded by the exons ATGGATTTTCGGGGGCCTAGTGAGACCCGTTTGGTCGGAGACTATATAATGGGTCCGAGAATCGGGTCTGGTTCATTCGCCGTGGTTTGGAGGTCCAGGCATCGGCAATCGGGTCTCGAAGTTGCAGTTAAGGAGATTGATAAGAAACAACTGAGTCCAAAAATCAGTGAGAGTTTGCTCAAAGAGATTTCTATTCTCAGAACAATTGATCACCCGAATATTATTCGTCTTTTGGAAGCCATCGAG ACCGATGAAAAGATTTACCTTGTTTTGGAGTACTGTGACGGTGGCGATCTTTCTGGTTATATCAATCGCCATGGGAGAGTTTCAGAAGCTGTGGCTAGGCACTTTATGAGACAATTGG CTGCAGGACTGCAAGTGCTTCAAGAAAAGCATCTCATTCACAGGGATTTAAAACCACAg AACTTACTCTTGTCAACGCATGAATCCACTCCACTACTGAAGATAGGGGATTTTGGTTTTGCAAG ATCCCTTATGCCTCAAGGTTTGGCTGACACATTGTGTGGTTCACCCTTATACATGGCTCCGGAGATCATAAAGAACCAAAAATATGATGCAAAG GCTGACTTATGGAGTGTTGGGGCGATTCTTTTTCAGTTGGTGACTGGAAGGCCACCATTTGATGGCAACAGTCAATTGCAG CTTTTCGAGAATATCATAACATCTACTGAGCTGAAGTTTCCTGCTGGTTCTCTGGAAGAGTTGCATCCACACTGTGTAGATCTTTGCAGATGCCTATTACGGCAAAACCCAG TTGAGCGACTAACATTCAAGGAGTTTTTCAATCACAAGTTCCTCAGGGAGCCAAG GTCCATGCTTGATGCTAGGAAGTCTCCTTTTGTTCTGCCTATAGAATTAACTGTTGAGCCGTCCAATGCTTCTGCCCTTGGGAAGAGGTCAGAATTGCCAGCTGTTCTTCCTCTGGACTCGTGCAGTGCACATTCAAGTGCAAAATTTCCTATTGGacttgaaaatataattttgcaAAGAAAAGAGGGTGAAGGTACATCAAGCAATGTTCATGGGCTTATGCCAAATATTGTGAGTAATGAAAGAAAAAGATATATTGATCAAGAGCCACAATCATCTTATCAACGACAAG TTTCTGATTCCATGGAGTCCATTGAGAAAGATTATGTCCTTGTCAATCCTCATTTTGCTTCATCAGAATCCATCTCTTATTTTCTGGAAACGTCACAACTGTCTAACTCCAAAACTGGAGTGTCTACCTATGCTCAAAAGCAGAATGAACAGGGAAGACCAGTTATACAAGAGGAGGAGCTGGCTGAAAGCTCTATTGGTGGTTTAGAGGGCTCACTGAAGCATGGATCAGACCTATTACCAACATCAATTCCTTTATCTTTATTGAGAGAAGTGCAAGAACTTTCTATACTGCATCCTTCCACTAGGCTCCAGTTGTTGCATCAGTATGTTGAAGTTCTTACCGAACTTGCACAAGAAAAG TACGATACAGAATTCTATCTGGAGGCTTTTTCAACTGAGTTGGTTATTTTGGCTATATGGAAAAAAGTGCTCCAAATTAGCAGCAATTGGCTGGCTTCTTCTGAGAATGAAGCAACTGGTAGCAGTGTAGCGAATGAGCCCAAACTTGATCAGAAAGGTGCTACTTTAGCATCAAACACTGAGGGAAACCTTGATTTTAGCCAACCTTCATGTGTTTCCTTGTGGGCAGAAAAATCATTTCTTGTTGCATTTAATCGTGCTGAGAAGTTATCAAATCATCTCCGAAACATAGATG GTACTGTTGACATGCCAGATGCGATGGAAATAATATTTCGAAAGGCACTAGCATTTGGTACCAATGGTGCT GTGGACGAGTTCGAGAACAAAAGTACTGCAGCAGAGAATTATTCAAAAGCGCTACTTCTGCTTTCCTTTATCGCAGGAGAAGCAGCAATGCTGCCTCTAAAGCCTCCATTTTCGTTAACTCCTGCAGGCAAGAAGCGAATCCAACAATACATTTTGAACTTGCATTCTCGGCAGACTAACTTTTTAAAGGCACAGCCTTCTCTTAAAGAATTTCTTGACTCTCATAAAAAGTAA
- the LOC115705225 gene encoding serine/threonine-protein kinase ATG1a isoform X2, with protein sequence MRQLAAGLQVLQEKHLIHRDLKPQNLLLSTHESTPLLKIGDFGFARSLMPQGLADTLCGSPLYMAPEIIKNQKYDAKADLWSVGAILFQLVTGRPPFDGNSQLQLFENIITSTELKFPAGSLEELHPHCVDLCRCLLRQNPVERLTFKEFFNHKFLREPRSMLDARKSPFVLPIELTVEPSNASALGKRSELPAVLPLDSCSAHSSAKFPIGLENIILQRKEGEGTSSNVHGLMPNIVSNERKRYIDQEPQSSYQRQVSDSMESIEKDYVLVNPHFASSESISYFLETSQLSNSKTGVSTYAQKQNEQGRPVIQEEELAESSIGGLEGSLKHGSDLLPTSIPLSLLREVQELSILHPSTRLQLLHQYVEVLTELAQEKYDTEFYLEAFSTELVILAIWKKVLQISSNWLASSENEATGSSVANEPKLDQKGATLASNTEGNLDFSQPSCVSLWAEKSFLVAFNRAEKLSNHLRNIDGTVDMPDAMEIIFRKALAFGTNGAVDEFENKSTAAENYSKALLLLSFIAGEAAMLPLKPPFSLTPAGKKRIQQYILNLHSRQTNFLKAQPSLKEFLDSHKK encoded by the exons ATGAGACAATTGG CTGCAGGACTGCAAGTGCTTCAAGAAAAGCATCTCATTCACAGGGATTTAAAACCACAg AACTTACTCTTGTCAACGCATGAATCCACTCCACTACTGAAGATAGGGGATTTTGGTTTTGCAAG ATCCCTTATGCCTCAAGGTTTGGCTGACACATTGTGTGGTTCACCCTTATACATGGCTCCGGAGATCATAAAGAACCAAAAATATGATGCAAAG GCTGACTTATGGAGTGTTGGGGCGATTCTTTTTCAGTTGGTGACTGGAAGGCCACCATTTGATGGCAACAGTCAATTGCAG CTTTTCGAGAATATCATAACATCTACTGAGCTGAAGTTTCCTGCTGGTTCTCTGGAAGAGTTGCATCCACACTGTGTAGATCTTTGCAGATGCCTATTACGGCAAAACCCAG TTGAGCGACTAACATTCAAGGAGTTTTTCAATCACAAGTTCCTCAGGGAGCCAAG GTCCATGCTTGATGCTAGGAAGTCTCCTTTTGTTCTGCCTATAGAATTAACTGTTGAGCCGTCCAATGCTTCTGCCCTTGGGAAGAGGTCAGAATTGCCAGCTGTTCTTCCTCTGGACTCGTGCAGTGCACATTCAAGTGCAAAATTTCCTATTGGacttgaaaatataattttgcaAAGAAAAGAGGGTGAAGGTACATCAAGCAATGTTCATGGGCTTATGCCAAATATTGTGAGTAATGAAAGAAAAAGATATATTGATCAAGAGCCACAATCATCTTATCAACGACAAG TTTCTGATTCCATGGAGTCCATTGAGAAAGATTATGTCCTTGTCAATCCTCATTTTGCTTCATCAGAATCCATCTCTTATTTTCTGGAAACGTCACAACTGTCTAACTCCAAAACTGGAGTGTCTACCTATGCTCAAAAGCAGAATGAACAGGGAAGACCAGTTATACAAGAGGAGGAGCTGGCTGAAAGCTCTATTGGTGGTTTAGAGGGCTCACTGAAGCATGGATCAGACCTATTACCAACATCAATTCCTTTATCTTTATTGAGAGAAGTGCAAGAACTTTCTATACTGCATCCTTCCACTAGGCTCCAGTTGTTGCATCAGTATGTTGAAGTTCTTACCGAACTTGCACAAGAAAAG TACGATACAGAATTCTATCTGGAGGCTTTTTCAACTGAGTTGGTTATTTTGGCTATATGGAAAAAAGTGCTCCAAATTAGCAGCAATTGGCTGGCTTCTTCTGAGAATGAAGCAACTGGTAGCAGTGTAGCGAATGAGCCCAAACTTGATCAGAAAGGTGCTACTTTAGCATCAAACACTGAGGGAAACCTTGATTTTAGCCAACCTTCATGTGTTTCCTTGTGGGCAGAAAAATCATTTCTTGTTGCATTTAATCGTGCTGAGAAGTTATCAAATCATCTCCGAAACATAGATG GTACTGTTGACATGCCAGATGCGATGGAAATAATATTTCGAAAGGCACTAGCATTTGGTACCAATGGTGCT GTGGACGAGTTCGAGAACAAAAGTACTGCAGCAGAGAATTATTCAAAAGCGCTACTTCTGCTTTCCTTTATCGCAGGAGAAGCAGCAATGCTGCCTCTAAAGCCTCCATTTTCGTTAACTCCTGCAGGCAAGAAGCGAATCCAACAATACATTTTGAACTTGCATTCTCGGCAGACTAACTTTTTAAAGGCACAGCCTTCTCTTAAAGAATTTCTTGACTCTCATAAAAAGTAA